From Halomarina ordinaria:
CGGAGAGACCCCCGGGACGAACGACAGTGACGACGGTGACGGCGATAGCGACGCCGTGGGTGCCGTCTCGCTCGTGAACCGCGACAACGCGAGCTACGAGGTGGAGGTGTACGCGGCGACGCCGGCCGTCGAGACGGTCAACGTCACCTACCGCAACGGGACCGTCGTCTCGCGGTCGCTCCCGGCCGACGCGAACGCGAGCGTCCGGGGGAACGTCTCGCTGGTGACGCCGGCGTCCTCGCTGGAGTGGAAGGCCTACAGCCTCGACCCGGAACAGTCGCTGAACGCGACGCTCCGGCCGCCGGTCGAGGAGTACAGCGTCGTCTACGTCGTCTACGGCGAACGGTACTACGAGGGGGCGACACCGGTTCGCTTCGGTCGCGTCGGCTGTGCGTCGAACGAGACGGTCCGGAACGCCACCGTCGCCGTCGGCGGCGAGAACGTCACCGCGAACGCGACCTGCGCGGCGTAGCGCGAGACGGCCCTCGGGTGCGACCGGTCCTCGACTCTTCTAGAACGTGGTGTTGTAGAGTTCGTCGCCGACGTGGTGGAGCGACTCGATGACCTTCCCGGAGTCGCCGGTGAGGTCGGCGCCGTCCTCGGTCGCGCGACCGACCGCGAGGACCTTCCCGTGGGTCTCCTCGGCGATGGCGACGAGGTCGCCGGCCGCGATGGAGTCGTCGGCCTCGGTGATGCCGGGGCGCATCACGTCCGCGCCGTCGCTGACGAACGAGACGGCCCCCGAGTCGACCGTGACGAGGTTACGCTCGGGCGGGTAGGCGTTCGCGCCGCGGACGGTCAGGAACGGGTCGTCGTCGAAGTAGACCACGACGGGGTCGCCGTCGACGAGGACGAGGTCGGTGTCGTCGTCGACGAACTCCACGCGTTCGAAGGCCTCACCGTCGAGCGAGACGCCGAGTTGCTCCTCGAGCGTCTCCGTGATGCGCGCGATCTCGTCGCTCCGGAGGTGGTGTCGGGACTTGACCTGCATACCGTCGTGTGTGCTCGCCGGTACGATAAAGCGCCCGCCTCGTCTGTCCGACGATCGAATCGTCTCACCCGACTGCGAAAAGGGATAAGTGTCGGGGAGCGTAGGTGGTGGTAATGTGGGGCACGCGGAACGGCGGAGACGGCGTCGACTGTCTGGCGTGCGGACGCACCGTCGAGCGTTCGGCGGCGCGGGAGTACGACAAGGAGGGCGACCGATGGTCGCGCCGCGGCAAGGACTTCGAGTACCTCTGTAAGACCTGCCACCGCGAGCTATGCCACCAGCCGCGGGACGAACTCGAAGGGCTGTTGCTGGACATCGAGCGCGACCGGCCGCGGGGCCAGCGCGAGTTCCTCCGGCGGTACAACGAACTGGTCGAGGACCGCTACGGCTCGCTCGAGGAGCGCGGGCGATAGCCACCGCCCCCGATACGACTAACTGGCCCCTTCTCTTAGCGCGCCTATGAGCGACCAGGCGGACCAGGCCGCGGCCGGCACGGCCGAGGGCCAGGGTCCAGTCGAAATCGACGAGGAACTCGCCCGTCACCTCCAGAACAAGCGCGAGGAACTCTTCGAGAAGTTCGAGATACGCGACGCGTTCCCGCAGGCCGTCATGGAGGAGGCCGAGCGCCGCACCGAGGGCGTCGTCGAGGAGATACAGGACGAGGTCGAGGAGCGGCGCGACCTGCGCGACCTGACGGCGTGGACGACCGACCCCATCGACGCCCAGGACTTCGACGACGCGCTCTCCATCGAGCGCGAGGACGACGTCTATCGCCTCTGGGTCCACATCGCCGACGTCACCCACTACGTCCACCCCGGCAGCGAGATGTGGGCGGAGGCCGTCGAGCGTGGCAACACCGTCTACCTCCCCGCCTACACCGTCCACATGCTCCCGCCGGCGCTCTCGGAGACGGTGTGCTCGCTCGTCCCCGAGGAGGACCGCCTCGCGCACACCGTCGAGATGGTCCTCGACGCCGAGACGCTCTCCTACGAGACCATCGACATCTACAAGTCCGTCATCCGGAGCGACGAGCGCCTCACCTACACGCAGGCGGAGAACCGCCTCGACGACCCCGACGCCCCGCTCCACGAGGAGTGTTCGCTCGTCTTCGAACTCGCCGACCGGATGCACGAACAGCGCAAGGAGGACGGCTCGCTCGTCCTCAACCCCTCGCGGGACCGCGCACACACCATCATCGAGGAGTGCATGCTGAAGGCGAACAAGGCGGTCACGCACGTCCTGATGTTCCAGCGCGGCGTCGAGGCGATGTACCGCGTCCACCCCCAGCCGACCCCCCAGGAGTGGGACCGCGCGCTGAAGGAGATACAGGAACTCGACGGCGTCTCCATCCCGAGCGACTCGTGGGACGACCCCCGGAAGGCGGTCAACGCCACGCTGGAACAGGCGCCCGGCCGCCAACTGCGCAAGATACAGCGCGCCGTGATGCGCGTCATGCCGCGGGCGAAGTACATGAACGACCCCTTCGGCGGCCACCACGCGCTCAACTTCGAGATATACGGCCACTTCACCAGCCCAATCCGGCGGCTCTCGGACCTCATCAACCACTGGATCGTCCACGAGGAGGACGTCCCCGAGGACCTCGTCGCGCTCTGTGACCGCGCCAGCGACAAGCAGAAAGACGCCGAGCGCTGCGAACGCGAGTACAAGCAGTTCCTCTCGGAGGTGGGCCTCGACGCCTACGCGGTGAACAACCGCGGGCTTCGCGTCGTCGAGGACGAGGAGGAGGAAGGGGACGGAACCGACGACGCTGACGTGGAGTCGGCCGCCGGCGAGGTGGAGTGAGCCGAAGACGGGACGACCCGCGCCCGTCTCGCGTCCGGAACGTCGACGAGCGACGGCTCACTCGCCGGTCGATGGACCCGCGCCGAGTTGCCGGAACAGGCCGAGCGAGTCGTACTCGACCCACGTCTCCGCCACCCTCCCGTCCTCGACGCGGTGGACGGCGATGGCCGTCAGCTCGACGGGTCGACCGGTCGGTTCGAGGCCGGCGAACTCGCCGGTGTGCGTCGCGCGCGCCGTGTAGCGGAGACAGACCCGGTCACCGCGGCCGAACAGGTCGTCGATGACTATCGTCTCGTCGGGAAAGCCCCTGTGGAAGGTCCGGAGTGCCTCCTCGAACCGCTCGGGGCCGCGCGCCTCGCCGGGGACCTGCGGGTCGTGTCTGACGTAGTCGTCCGCGAAGAACTCGGGGATGCGGTCGTAGTGCTGTTCGGTGACGATTTCCTCGACGAACCGGCGGACGAGGACCTCGTTGCGTCGCTCTCGCGATTGTCGTGTCGCCATGTCACCCACCGAAGCGACGGTAGGCGATGTGTGAGAATACCAGTTGCGTCGCCCCGTAACCGGACCAGTCGCCGTCGTCGTCAGTCGTCGTCAGTCGTCGCGGTAGCGGTGCGAGAGGAGACTCATCACGTCGGTGCCCTTCGAGAGGACGTGCTGTCCGGCGCGCATCGAGAACGCGACCGGGTCGCTCGCGAACCGCGAGAGGTACTCGTTGCCCTTGGTCTGGACCCGTGCGACCGTCCCCGGCGAGACCAGCTGGTTCGCCTCGTAACAGAACACCGGTTTGCCGGTCCGCTCGGCGATCTCGGTCGCCTGCCCGGGCGAACTCTCGACGAAGAGGGTGGCGCCCGTTCGCTCGTACACCTCCGCTTTGAACGCCGCGTGGTCCTCGCGCTCCTCGCGGGCCGCCTTGCTCGGCAGGTCCATCATGACGAGTTCGTCGTACTCGACGCCGTGTTCGTCCAGCCAGCGCTCGGTGTCCTCGCGGTAGCGTTCGAGGCGACAGGTGACGAGCCACCCGACCCGTTCGGTCGGGACGATTTCGGGGTCGACGGTGCGGATGAATTCGCGGTAGTTCTTCCCGTCGTCGTTCTCCTCGGGTGTCGGGTCCCGGCAGAGCACGCCGTCGATGTCGACACAGGAGTTCTTCAGCATCGGGTGGTGGAGCAGGTTCCACTCGAAGAAGCGGGGCTTGCTCACGACCTCCGACCAGTAGTCGACGTGGCGGTGGCCGTGCGTCGAGACGTAGAGCGCGGCGTAGCTGACCTCGAAGGGGAAATCGTGTTCGTCGAGACGGGATTTCGTCTCCTGCATCTGGCGACCCGTATCGACGGAGTCGTCGACGACGAGGACGTGGTCGACGTGCTCGAACTCGCGATGACCGTCGTAGCGATAACCGGAGCGCATGATGCGACCGTCGCAGAGGCCGTCGACGTCCGTCATCGGCTGGTTGCGGTAGAGACAGAGGAGGTTCGCCGCGAGCAGACCGCTCCGCGGAATCCCCACGATGAGGTCGATACTGTCCGGGAGCTCCGTCGCCAGCTCGCGGGCAGCGGCGTTCAGATCAGAGAGACTTCGGTAATTCATTATCGCATCAGTGTCATGATAACGGGAACGGCGTGAGTGTATAGGACTACTCTGATGCGAGTATTAATTCTTTTCCAATTTCCCCAACCCACAGTATGAACCTACCGACAACATATCCGACGGTCGTACGTTTTTTACAACTATTATCACCTAATTTCCAGACTCGGCGTGTAATCGAGGCGTTCTCGACGGACTCTCGGGTGGGTGTGCGAATCGTCGACGAGCGTCGATAGTGTCGGAATACCGCCAATTCAGTCGGTGTGCGGACCGTGAATCCAGCCGGGGAGTGCGTGCTCCGACGCGGTCGTACGTTCCAATCGCACATCTCGGGGCGACACGAGGGGGGACATCATGAGAATAATCGTCACGTCGTCCATACAGCAGCCGACACTGCTCTCGGCCCTTCGAGAAGTGCCGTCGGCGCGCATCATCTTCGAACAGCTGGACACGGTGGATTACGGGAATCGGGTGGGGACCTTCTGGGTCGAAGCGGACGACTACGACGTCTTCGAGGCCGCGATGGCCGACGACCCGACAGTGACGGCCGTCGAGTGCCTCGCGACGTTCAACGACCGGCGTCTCTACCGGGCAGAGCAGATGGGCGACGGACGGGAGCGAAGCGTCTACCCGACCATCGTCGAGGTGGGTGGCGTCATCCAGCGGATGGTCGGAACCAGCGAGGGGTGGGAGTTCCAGGTGGCGTTCCCGAGTCAGGAGGCCGCGTCGCGCTTCCACGAGGTGTGTGCCGACTACGACCTCGGGTTCACGCTCCTGCAGAAGTACGAACAGACCGAACTCGACGAGCCGTCGACCGACTTCGGCCTCACCGAGAAGCAGCGCCGAACGCTCGTTCGAGCCGTCGCAGAGGGGTACTACAAGGTGCCGCGGGACGTCGACCTCGACGCGCTCGCCGACGAGTTGGAGATATCACATCAGGCGGCGTCCGAACGCCTCCGACGCGCCATCGACATCCTCGTCCACAACACCATCTACACCCCGGACGACGAGGGAGCCGAGTGAGGCGTGCCGCGAGTCTACCGCGTATCGCGGTTTCCGAGTCGAAACCCGATTTCCGACTGCCGGACGCTCAGCCCTCCAGCGACGAGTGCGACACCGAGACAGACGACGACGGGGACGTGAAACAGCGTGGGTTCGGGCACATACCCGCTGGCCATCCCGAGTTCGACGACACCTGCGGCCCACACGGCCGCGAAGGCGACTGCGAAGTAGTCCGGTTCGTGCGTCCACACGTAGTGGAAGATAAACGCGCCTACAGAGACGACGCTGAGCGCGGCATTCGCGCCAATCCAGAGGAGGGCGGCGTCGACCATCGTGGTGGCCGTCCTACACGTCGTGCGAATATAGCTGTTCAGAGGAAACGCGGGCCCCACGTTCTGCGTTTACTTCACGAGCAAGATGGACCGTACGACAGCCGCGACTGAACGAACCTGTACCGTCACAGTATTTACCTTCAACCAGTCGAGACGTGAGGTATGTCGATAGAGGCGTCGGTCTTCGGGGCGCTGACAGGGGCTGTCGCCGGCGGACTTATTTCGTATTTCGTTTCATCGAAGGTGGCGAAGAAGCAGGCGAAGACGCAGTACAATTATCAAATACAACGAACGCGCCACGACTGGTATACACAGGCGAATACGCTCGCGGAGTTAACGGAGCATGACTGGTACGATGTCATGAATCAGAGCGAGGTCGACCAAGAAACTCAGCCTGCAGACCGATTCATACCCCGAATAGAAGAACTCCGAAACCACGCCGCCCGCGGGAAATCGCTTGACGTCAATGGGGACGTCGTGGACGGATTGGAGCAGTTAGCCGCTGACCTGAGTGCGGCACTTACCGTCATGGGTTCTGGGGATGACCTATGGATGATAGAACACGAGATGCATCCAGTTATCGACCAAGTGAGGGAGAAAGCGACACAGCGAGCTACTGAACTGGAGTAGCGAGCCGCCACCTGATGTGTCGAGATAGTGTTAAATTTGATATATTACGGTCAGAGGACCCGCAGCGTATTTTTCTATAGTAGCCGCGCCAATCGATTACCGAACGCAAACACTCCGAGTGGACTCGCCGGGAGAAGCGATCTGCCACTGATCTACGAGCCCGTACACACGAATTGCCACCGATTCGTACTTGTAGCTTCTGTTTTGGCGAGCCGAGTGCGAGGAGCTGTCATCCCGTCCGCGTTCGCCGTCGAAGGAGCGACGGACACCGTCGCTCGCCGACGCGAGAGAAACGGGAAGAGTCGGCGTCAGTCCTCGAGGACGATCTCGATGCTGACGTCGTTCGGCACCTGAATGCGCATCAGCTGGCGCAGCGCCCGTTCATCGGCGTCGATGTCGATGAGACGCTTGTGGACGCGCATCTCCCAGTGCTCCCACGTCGCGGTACCCTCACCGTCGGGCGACTTGCGCGTGGGCACCTCGAGCGTCTTCGTGGGCAGCGGGACTGGCCCCGACAGGTTGACGCCGGTCTTGTTCGCGATCTCGCGGACGTCGCCACAGATGTTGTCGAGGTCCGACGGGCTGGTTCCCGCGAGCCGGACGCGTGCCTGCTGCATTTATCGCTCGTTGACGCTGAGGACCTTGCCGGCCGCGATGGTCTGGCCCATGTCGCGCACGGCGAAGCTCCCGAGCTCGGGGATCTCCGAGGACGGCTCGATGCTGAGGGGCTTCTGCGGACGGACCGTGACGACCGCGGCGTCGCCGGCCTGGATGAAGTCCGGGTTCTCCTCGGCGACCTCGCCGCTGGCCGGGTCGAGTTTCTTGTCGATGGACTCGATGGTACACGCGACCTGCGCCGTGTGGGCGTGGAAGACCGGCGTGTAGCCCGCGGTGATGACCGACGGGTGCTGCATCACGACGACCTGGGCCTGGAACGTCTCGGCGACGCTCGGCGGGTCCTCGGCGGGACCACAGACGTCACCGCGGCGGATGTCGTCCTTGCCGATACCGCGGACGTTGAACCCGACGTTGTCGCCGGGGCCGGCCTGCGGGACCTCCTCGTGGTGCATCTCGACGGTCTTGACCTCGCCGCTCACGTCCGAGGGCTGGAACGAGACGTTCATGCCCGTCTCGAGGATGCCCGTCTCGACGCGGCCGACGGGGACGGTACCGATGCCCGAGATGGTGTAGACGTCCTGGATGGGCAGGCGCAGCGGCGCGTCCGTGGGTTCCTGGGGCTCCGGGAGGTTGTTGAGGGCCTCGAGGAGCGTCGGGCCGTCGTACCACGGCGTGTTGTCGCTGGCTTCGGAGACGTTGTCGCCCTCGAAGGCGGACGTCGGGACGAAGCTCGCGTTGTCCGTGTCGAAGCGGACCTGCTTGAGCAGTTGCTTCACGTCGTCGACGACGGAGCGGTACTCGTCCTCGCTGTAGTCGACGAGGTCCATCTTGTTGACGGCGACGATGAGTTCGCCGATGCCGAGCGTCCGCGCCAGGAAGACGTGCTCCTGGGTCTGGGGCGCGACACCGTCGTCGGCGGCGACGACGAGGACGGCGTTGTCGGCCTGGCTCGCCCCCGTGATCATGTTCTTCACGAAGTCACGGTGGCCCGGACAGTCGACGATGGTGAAGTAGTACTCGTCGGTGTCGAACTCCTGGTGGGCGATGTCGATGGTGACCCCGCGCTCGCGCTCCTCGGCGAGGTTGTCCATCACGTAGGCGAACTCGAAGCCGCCCTTGCCCTTCTCTTCTGCTTCCTCTCGGTACTGCTCGATGACGTGCTCGGGGACGCTCCCGGTCTCGAAGAGGAGGCGCCCGACCATCGTACTCTTCCCGTGGTCGACGTGGCCGATTACGGCCAAATTCTGGTGCGGTTTGTCGCTCATTGATAGCTCACGCGCAAAGGCGCTGTGGGGAAAGCTTTCGACTGAATCGGATAAAACGATTTCGAAAAGCTATACCGACCACCCCGCCGCCGTATAGCGGTTTGGCACGCGCTACCACGATTCGTCGTCTGGCGGGCGACTCGCCGGGCGCGCGAGGGTAGCGTAGGACACGCCTGGCGGGCGACCCCGCCAGGACTCACTCCAGCGGCGGGAGTCGCCCCACGTCCGAGAACACGGCCGTCGCCGTCTCGGGGCCGCCCGCGCCGCGCCCGCTGACGTTCAGTCGGCCGGCGTGGTTCGTCTCCAGCTGGACGATGTTGCGCGTCCCGGAGACGGCGAGCGTCCCGTGTTCGGGGATGAGGCGCGGGCCGACGCGCACCCTGTCGCCGACGACCTCGCCGATGAGGCGGATGGTGCGGCCGTCCTCGGCGGCGAGTTCGAGCGCTTCACCCGGGACGTCGGTGATGCCCGTCACGTCCGCGTCGTCGAGGGTGTACCCGCCGTCGCCGAGGACGTTCGCGAGGATGACGCACTTCAGCGCGGCGTCGGTCCCCTCCACGTCGAAGGAGGGGTCGGCCTCCGCGACGCCGAGGTCCTGTGCCTCCGCGAGGACGTGTTCGTAGTCCAGGCCTTCGGCGGCCATCCTGGTGAGTATGAAGTTCGCCGTCCCGTTGAGCACGCCCCGTGCCGCCGTCACCTGGCCGGGACCGGCGTCGGCGATGGTCGACAGCACCGGGATGGCCCCGCCGACCGTCGCCTCGAAGCGCACGCTCCCCGCGCTCTCGCGTTCGGCGGCGCGCACGTCGTCGTAGCGCTCGGCCACCGGTCCCTTGTTGGCGAGGACGACGTGACGGTCGCGTTCCAGCGCGCTCACGACGTGTCCGAAGCCCGGTTCCGCCGACCCGAGCGTCGTCGGCGTCGCCTCCACGAGCACGTCGTAGTCGGCCTCCAGGGCCGCCTCGGGGTCGTGTTCGCCGACGCGACCGGTGTCGTCCTTCGTCGCCAGCGCCGCCTCGACGTCGACGCCCTCCCCCACCGCCGCCGAGGAGGAGTCCGCGAGCGCGACGACGTCGTGGCCGTACTCGCCGGCCAGGTCGGCGACGGCGCGGCCGACCGCGCCCGCACCGACGACGGCGAGCCTCATTGCGCACCTCCGGGGGTGAGCGGCTCGATGACCGTCAACCCCTTCTCCGCGGCCAACTCGCGCACCGTCAGGAGGACGCTGTCGGCCTCGCCGGTCTCGGTCGCCAGCCTGAGGCGGGCGCTCGACCGGTCACCGGTCCCGTTGGCCGCCGTGAGGGTGACGTCGGCGACGGAGGCGTTCGTACACTTCTCCATCCGCGAGAGGGTGTCCGAGAGGTCCGTCTCGACGAGGTCGCCGACGAGCAGGACCGTGAGTTCCTCGCCGTAGCGTTCCGCGCCCGCCTGGATGACGTTCACGCCGGCGTCGCGGAGCGACGCTACTATCCGCTCGAAGCGCTCGGGGGTCGCCTCCAGGTCGACCTCGACCGGGATGTGCCCCCGGGGGGTGAGGTTGCCGCGCTCGTGGAATATCGAGAGCAGGTTGCCGCCGCCGTCCGCTATCGGAGCCAGGGCGTTCAGCAGTTCGCCCGGCTCGTCGACGAGTTCGAGGCGCACCGTGTACGACCGAACCACGTCGTCGCTCATCGCTTCCACCGCCGCAGGGGGTCCGCGCGGCTCATTGGCGTCTGCAAGCGACGGAAGGTTAAGAAGCCTCACGCTTCCGCGAAGCGTTGCCGGTGTCCGTCAGTGGAGGTCGATGTCGGCGGAGGAGTCGGCGCGCTCGAAGGCGACTTCGAGGATGCCGTTCTTGAACGTGGCCGTCGCGGAGTGCTCGTCGACGCGCACCGGGAGCCGGAGGCGCTCCTCGTACTCGCGGTAGTCGGTGGCCGCGGCGACGGTGAGCGTCCGCCCGTCGCACTTGATGTCGATGGCGTCCTTCTCGACGCCCGGGAGGTCGGCGATCACGTAGACGTGCTCGTCGTCCTGCTGGGTGGTGATGTGGACGTCGTCGCCGAAGCCGGAGTCGTTGCCCTGGACGCGCATGCCCACGTCGTCGCCCATCACGTCGTTCATCATCCGACTGAGTTCACGAAAGATGTCGTCGAAGGGGTCCCTGTCGTCCCTGTCACGAGGTCCCATGTTGGTACCCACGGCCCCTCGTCGCAAAAGCCTTCTGTCCACCGGGGTCGCGCGCCGTCGGTCGGACCCGGACGGGACGTCTCCGTCCGCTCAGAGGCCGACGCCGAGGGCGTCGTTCGTGCGCTCGATGCTCTCGTCGGCGTCGGCCGCGCCGAGGACGGCCCGGACCGCGTCGACGTTCTCGGGGACGACGTCGGACTCCTGGTGGATGGCCTGGAAGAGGTAGAGGTCGTCGTCCTCCACCGAGACGGACTCCTCCCAGACGCAGTTCTCCCAGATGTCGCCGCGCGGACGCCCACGGTCCATCGCGTACTCCTTCAGTTTGCCCGCCCCGTCGATGTCGAAGCGTTCGGGGACGAGGAACAGCCGCGACTCCCCGGCGAGCAGGTCGCGGACCGCCTCGGCGGTTGGCACCTCCTCCAGCTGGACGTTGACGCTGTGAGTGTGCATGAGCGTCGCGGGCACCTTCATCCCGAGCGTGTCGATGTTGAGGTCCGGGAAGATGGTGTTGACGTCGGGGCCGTGGTGGGAGGGGAGCGTGACCGGGTTCGGGAGGATGTCGTTTATCGGGCCGCGACCGGTCTGGCCGGGGTCGCCGCCGCGGCGGACGAGCGTCACGCGCGCCTTCTTCACGCCGTAGGTCTCCTGGAGGGGCGCGAGCAGGCGCGAGAGCCCGGTCGTGTTACAGGAGACGACGCGGACGTGGTCGGCGTCCGCCGCCTCGCTGTAGTTGGCGCGGGCGTTGAAGCTCACGTCCACCAGGTCCGCGCTCTCGCCGCCCTGGTAGAGCGCGGGGGTGTCGTACGCCTCGTACATCGCCTTGTTCTCCGCGCCGATACCCGAGGGGCAGGCGTCGACGACCACGTCGGCCGCCTCGACGAGTTCCTCGACCCCGCCGGCGACCTCGATGCCGGCCTCCTCGAACCGCGGCAGGCGCTCCTCGATGGCGGCGTACAGCGGATAGCCCTTCTCGACGGCCGTCTCCGCCTCGAAGTTCGGCCGCGTCTTCGCCACGCCGACGACCTCCATGTCGGGCTGGAGGGCGACCGCGTCCGCGACGCGCTTCCCGATGGTGCCGTAGCCGTTGATGCCGACTTTGATCATTCCTACTCGCCCGTCCCGCATCGACGGGGATAATTATTGCGTGAGTACCGCCGCGCTGGCCGAGTTATTCACTCGTCTTCGAGTCCTATTTTTTCTGACACCGGGACGGCAAGGACTAACGACCCCACCCTCGAAGCCCACGACATGGACGACGACGACGCCCTCGCCGCGGCCGCACGGACGGCCATCGCGCAGTGCATGAACCTCGGGTCGGACGACACGTTCCTCGTCGTCACCGACGACGAGCGCGAACGCATCGGGGAGGCGCTGCTCGACGCCGCCCGCGGCGTGACGGAGGACCTCGCCATCGTCCGCTACCCGCCGGGCGACCAGCACGGTGAGGAGCCACCGCGGTCGGTGGCGGCGGCGATGCGCAACGCCGATGTCGTGCTCGCGCCGACGACCAAGAGCCTGAGCCACACGCGCGCTCGCAGTCAGGCGACGGCCTCCGGCGCGCGCGCCGCGACCCTCCCCGGCATCACCGAGGAGGTGTTCACGACGGGCCTCGACGCCGACTACGAGGCCATCGCCGACAACTGCCGCGAGATATACGAGCAGGTCGCGGGCGCGGAAGAGATTCGCGTCACCGCCCCCGCCGGCACGGACATCACGTTCGCCCCCGGCGAGCGGGCCTGGCTCCAGGACACGGGCATCGTCCACGGGCCGAGCGAGTTCTCGAACCTGCCGGCCGGCGAGACGTTCGTCAGCCCCGAGGACGCGAACGGGACGTACGTCGTCGACGGGACGATGATGCCCTACGGCCTGCTGGACGGTCGGACGCTGACGTTCGAGGTGGCGGACGGCCGGGTCACGCACATCGACGACGACGAGGTGCGCGCGCAGGTCGAGACGGCCGCCGAGGACGTCGGCGACGACGCCTACAACCTCGCGGAACTCGGCATCGGCGCGAACGTCGCCGTCACCGACCTGATGGGGAGCGTCCTGCTCGACGAGAAGGCCGCGGGGACGGTCCACGTCGCCCTCGGCGACGACGCGGGCATCGGGGGAGCCATCGAGGTGCCCATCCACCTCGACGGTATCATCACCGAGCCGACGGTGTACGCCGACGGCGAGGAGATAGACCTCCCGGGTCCGTAGCGAGTCGGGAGGCGGGTGCGCGTCGCCCTCGCACGCCGAACGCGGAGGAACGGGCCTTTAACGACCGACCGAGTAGGGCGGGTATGAGTCAACCAGGCCAGCAGGTCGCCGTCGCGTGTCCGGCGTGTTCGCCGGACGTCGAGACGGTCCACGAGGTGCTCTCGCCGGGCGGGACGCCGACCGTCCGCTGCACCGAGTGTGGTCACACGCACAAGACCGAACTCGAGGAGGAACGCACCGTCGAGCGCGACGTCATCGTCTCCCAGGACGGGGAGTCGTTCAAGACGCGCGTCGAGGCGCCCGCCGAGGAGACGGTCGCCGCCGGCGAGGAGTTCATCGTCGACACCGACGAGGCGCTCATGACCGTCCGCATCACCAGCCTCGAAGTCGGCGAGGAGCGCCGCTCGAAACTCGCCCGCGTCGAGGAGGTGGAGACGTTCTGGACACGCGCGGTCGACAACGTCCACGTCCCCGTCACGCTCAACCCGAAGGAGGGGGGTCGCGACGACACCCGGAGTCTCAAACTGCTGCT
This genomic window contains:
- a CDS encoding helix-turn-helix domain-containing protein yields the protein MRIIVTSSIQQPTLLSALREVPSARIIFEQLDTVDYGNRVGTFWVEADDYDVFEAAMADDPTVTAVECLATFNDRRLYRAEQMGDGRERSVYPTIVEVGGVIQRMVGTSEGWEFQVAFPSQEAASRFHEVCADYDLGFTLLQKYEQTELDEPSTDFGLTEKQRRTLVRAVAEGYYKVPRDVDLDALADELEISHQAASERLRRAIDILVHNTIYTPDDEGAE
- a CDS encoding homoserine dehydrogenase, encoding MRLAVVGAGAVGRAVADLAGEYGHDVVALADSSSAAVGEGVDVEAALATKDDTGRVGEHDPEAALEADYDVLVEATPTTLGSAEPGFGHVVSALERDRHVVLANKGPVAERYDDVRAAERESAGSVRFEATVGGAIPVLSTIADAGPGQVTAARGVLNGTANFILTRMAAEGLDYEHVLAEAQDLGVAEADPSFDVEGTDAALKCVILANVLGDGGYTLDDADVTGITDVPGEALELAAEDGRTIRLIGEVVGDRVRVGPRLIPEHGTLAVSGTRNIVQLETNHAGRLNVSGRGAGGPETATAVFSDVGRLPPLE
- a CDS encoding orotate phosphoribosyltransferase, which codes for MNYRSLSDLNAAARELATELPDSIDLIVGIPRSGLLAANLLCLYRNQPMTDVDGLCDGRIMRSGYRYDGHREFEHVDHVLVVDDSVDTGRQMQETKSRLDEHDFPFEVSYAALYVSTHGHRHVDYWSEVVSKPRFFEWNLLHHPMLKNSCVDIDGVLCRDPTPEENDDGKNYREFIRTVDPEIVPTERVGWLVTCRLERYREDTERWLDEHGVEYDELVMMDLPSKAAREEREDHAAFKAEVYERTGATLFVESSPGQATEIAERTGKPVFCYEANQLVSPGTVARVQTKGNEYLSRFASDPVAFSMRAGQHVLSKGTDVMSLLSHRYRDD
- the rpsJ gene encoding 30S ribosomal protein S10, giving the protein MQQARVRLAGTSPSDLDNICGDVREIANKTGVNLSGPVPLPTKTLEVPTRKSPDGEGTATWEHWEMRVHKRLIDIDADERALRQLMRIQVPNDVSIEIVLED
- a CDS encoding RNB domain-containing ribonuclease: MSDQADQAAAGTAEGQGPVEIDEELARHLQNKREELFEKFEIRDAFPQAVMEEAERRTEGVVEEIQDEVEERRDLRDLTAWTTDPIDAQDFDDALSIEREDDVYRLWVHIADVTHYVHPGSEMWAEAVERGNTVYLPAYTVHMLPPALSETVCSLVPEEDRLAHTVEMVLDAETLSYETIDIYKSVIRSDERLTYTQAENRLDDPDAPLHEECSLVFELADRMHEQRKEDGSLVLNPSRDRAHTIIEECMLKANKAVTHVLMFQRGVEAMYRVHPQPTPQEWDRALKEIQELDGVSIPSDSWDDPRKAVNATLEQAPGRQLRKIQRAVMRVMPRAKYMNDPFGGHHALNFEIYGHFTSPIRRLSDLINHWIVHEEDVPEDLVALCDRASDKQKDAERCEREYKQFLSEVGLDAYAVNNRGLRVVEDEEEEGDGTDDADVESAAGEVE
- the tuf gene encoding translation elongation factor EF-1 subunit alpha, with translation MSDKPHQNLAVIGHVDHGKSTMVGRLLFETGSVPEHVIEQYREEAEEKGKGGFEFAYVMDNLAEERERGVTIDIAHQEFDTDEYYFTIVDCPGHRDFVKNMITGASQADNAVLVVAADDGVAPQTQEHVFLARTLGIGELIVAVNKMDLVDYSEDEYRSVVDDVKQLLKQVRFDTDNASFVPTSAFEGDNVSEASDNTPWYDGPTLLEALNNLPEPQEPTDAPLRLPIQDVYTISGIGTVPVGRVETGILETGMNVSFQPSDVSGEVKTVEMHHEEVPQAGPGDNVGFNVRGIGKDDIRRGDVCGPAEDPPSVAETFQAQVVVMQHPSVITAGYTPVFHAHTAQVACTIESIDKKLDPASGEVAEENPDFIQAGDAAVVTVRPQKPLSIEPSSEIPELGSFAVRDMGQTIAAGKVLSVNER
- a CDS encoding DUF7562 family protein; this translates as MWGTRNGGDGVDCLACGRTVERSAAREYDKEGDRWSRRGKDFEYLCKTCHRELCHQPRDELEGLLLDIERDRPRGQREFLRRYNELVEDRYGSLEERGR
- a CDS encoding ester cyclase, producing MATRQSRERRNEVLVRRFVEEIVTEQHYDRIPEFFADDYVRHDPQVPGEARGPERFEEALRTFHRGFPDETIVIDDLFGRGDRVCLRYTARATHTGEFAGLEPTGRPVELTAIAVHRVEDGRVAETWVEYDSLGLFRQLGAGPSTGE
- a CDS encoding RNA-binding protein; this translates as MQVKSRHHLRSDEIARITETLEEQLGVSLDGEAFERVEFVDDDTDLVLVDGDPVVVYFDDDPFLTVRGANAYPPERNLVTVDSGAVSFVSDGADVMRPGITEADDSIAAGDLVAIAEETHGKVLAVGRATEDGADLTGDSGKVIESLHHVGDELYNTTF
- a CDS encoding amino acid-binding protein encodes the protein MSDDVVRSYTVRLELVDEPGELLNALAPIADGGGNLLSIFHERGNLTPRGHIPVEVDLEATPERFERIVASLRDAGVNVIQAGAERYGEELTVLLVGDLVETDLSDTLSRMEKCTNASVADVTLTAANGTGDRSSARLRLATETGEADSVLLTVRELAAEKGLTVIEPLTPGGAQ